A genomic region of Tigriopus californicus strain San Diego chromosome 1, Tcal_SD_v2.1, whole genome shotgun sequence contains the following coding sequences:
- the LOC131879852 gene encoding uracil-DNA glycosylase-like: MSSKQRSIKTFFKASNAQCGENLDPNMSSQSPPSKRIKGQSQLRPPASSTSDPVKLTEPVEMGPDNLKTCQALSGALHPDIGPTWFHALKREFQTEKFKALSDFLLKERQTKTIFPPHDQVWAWTQHFELKSTKVVILGQDPYHGPNQANGLCFSVKKGVSTPPSLLNIYKELEADIEGFRRPSHGDLSGWARQGVLLLNACLTVPQAQANAHKDKGWEAITDAIIQKISNHCEGVVFLLWGAFAQKKAAKVDCTKHHLLKSVHPSPLSAHRGFLGCKHFSKCNELLQKSGQVPIDWAQLD, from the coding sequence ATGTCGTCTAAGCAAAGGTCAATCAAAACCTTCTTTAAGGCTAGTAATGCCCAATGCGGAGAAAATCTGGATCCCAACATGTCCTCCCAAAGTCCGCCATCCAAGCGAATCAAAGGCCAATCTCAACTGCGACCACCGGCTTCTTCCACATCAGATCCCGTCAAACTTACGGAGCCCGTTGAAATGGGACCAGATAATCTCAAAACTTGTCAGGCCTTGAGCGGTGCTCTCCATCCAGACATCGGTCCCACTTGGTTCCATGCGCTCAAGCGTGAGTTCCAGACGGAAAAATTCAAAGCCTTGAGCGACTTTTTGCTGAAAGAGCGCCAAACTAAGACTATTTTCCCGCCTCACGACCAAGTGTGGGCGTGGACGCAACATTTTGAGCTGAAGAGCACGAAGGTGGTCATTTTGGGACAAGATCCTTACCATGGACCAAACCAAGCTAACGGGCTGTGCTTCTCGGTTAAGAAGGGGGTGAGCACGCCTCCTTCGTTGCTGAATATTTACAAAGAATTGGAGGCGGATATTGAAGGATTTCGTCGACCCTCTCATGGAGATTTGAGTGGGTGGGCCCGACAAGGCGTTCTGTTGTTAAATGCTTGTCTGACGGTTCCACAGGCCCAAGCCAATGCTCACAAAGACAAGGGCTGGGAAGCGATTACGGATGCCATCATTCAAAAAATCAGTAATCATTGTGAGGGTGTGGTCTTCTTGCTGTGGGGTGCCTTTGCTCAAAAGAAAGCTGCCAAAGTTGACTGCACCAAGCACCATCTCCTCAAATCGGTCCACCCGTCGCCCTTGAGTGCTCACCGAGGTTTTCTAGGATGTAAGCATTTTTCCAAGTGTAACGAGCTCTTACAAAAATCCGGACAGGTTCCAATCGATTGGGCCCAATTGGATTGA